Genomic window (Aricia agestis chromosome 7, ilAriAges1.1, whole genome shotgun sequence):
atgagatcacatatctttttcacagggtaaaccgtaaacctaatatgtggtcgtctcggcaatattttttaagaaatgtttttggtgggttttttatatctgtaagatttaaaaaaatggggctaaatttgccacccctctaaatctgccgccctaggctccagcctacttagcctattggtaaatccgccactgcggGAAACCCTCGGTTTCCGCTTTGTCTGAACTAGCCACTAAACCAAGGCAATAATACTGGTGTTTATTATATCTATCTGTACGGAATGAAAGACACATCTTGGGgcaactttttattaaaaaagaaacataTTGCCAGGATCATTTCAAATGATGCAATATGCTACGCTTATctctatttaagatttttgccACGACGGGAATAGAGGTAGCGAGGGTTTTGATGCAAGGGATGGAATACCAGGTACCGACGGAATAGAAGGTACTGACGGAATAGAAGGTACTGACGGAATAGAAGGTACCGATGCTCCCGAAGGTAGAGATGGCAAGGCCGACAGAATGGTCTTGATGACACCAACGGCTGACTCAAACGCGTTGAAGTTCAACGTCGTAGGGTCATACTTTAAGATCAGCTCCTTGTAGGCCGCCGGGTAATTCTCCTTCACTCCGTTCAGGAACGCCTGGGCCAGGCTCTTGAGCTCTGGCGAACATTTTATGCATGCGGTCAATACCATATCCTCTGCGcattctgaaataaaaaaaatatattatgacccGACAGCGAAAACATTATGAGGCAAGACGAGATGA
Coding sequences:
- the LOC121728861 gene encoding allergen Tha p 1-like, with amino-acid sequence MLYQLMLVCVCVVACSAEFYQVPKDDYSPERLRHDREELKRRIECFMDRGPCTHITAAYRKCAEDMVLTACIKCSPELKSLAQAFLNGVKENYPAAYKELILKYDPTTLNFNAFESAVGVIKTILSALPSLPSGASVPSIPSVPSIPSVPSIPSVPGIPSLASKPSLPLFPSWQKS